The sequence CGCACGCGAAGATCGTCTCGATCGACACGACCGAGGCGCTGGCCCACCCGAAGGTCCTCGCGGTCATCACCGGCAAGGACCTCGAGGGTCTCAACCTGGCCTGGGCCCCGACGCTCTCCTACGACGTGCAGGCCGTGCTGGCCACCGACAAGGTCCGGTTCCAGGGCCAGGAGGTGGCGTTCGTCGTCGCCGAGGACCGCTACGCGGCCCGCGACGCGCTCGAGCTCATCGACGTCGACTACGACGTGCTCGAACCGGTCATCGACGTCCGCAAAGCCCTCGATTCCGACGCCCCGGTGATCCGGGACGATCTGGCCGACAAGACGAACAACCACATCTTCGACTGGGAGGCCGGCGACGCGGCCGAGACCGACGCGGTCTTCGCCCGGGCCGACGTCGTGGTGACCGAAGAGGTCATCTACCCGCGCGTGCACCCGGCCCCGATGGAGACCTGCGGCGCGGTCGCCGACTACGACCCGATCGACGGCAAGCTGACGCTGTACGAGACCACCCAGGCCCCGCACGCCCACCGGACGCTGTTCGCGCTGGTCGCCGGCCTGCCCGAGCACAAGATCCGGGTGATCAGCCCGGACATCGGCGGCGGGTTCGGCAACAAGGTCGGCATCTACCCCGGGTACATCCTGGCCGTGGTCGGCTCGATCGTGACCGGCAAGCCGGTCAAGTGGGTCGAGGACCGGTCGGAGAACCTGATGTCGACGTCGTTCGCCCGCGACTACATCATGAAGGGCGAGATCGCCGCGACGAGCGACGGCCGCATCCTGGCCGTGCGCACCAACGTGATCGCCGACCACGGCGCGTTCAACGCCACCGCCCAGCCGACGAAGTACCCCGCCGGGTTCTTCCACATCTTCACCGGCTCCTACGACCTGCAGGCCGCGTACTGCAAGGTCACCGGCGTCTACACGAACAAAGCGCCGGGCGGGGTGGCCTACGCGTGCTCGTTCCGGGTCACCGAGGCGGTGTACCTGATCGAGCGCATGGTCGACGTGCTGGCCGCGAAGCTGGGCCACGACCCGGCGCAGCTCAGGATCAAGAACTTCATCCAGCCCGACCAGTTCCCGTACGCGAACAAGACCGGGTGGGAGTACGACTCGGGCGAGTACGAGAAGACGATGCGCCTGGCGTTGGAACGAGCGGGCTACGACGACCTGCGTCAAGAGCAGGCCGAAAAACGCCAGAACGGCGAGCTCATGGGCATCGGCATCTCGTTCTTCACCGAGACCGTCGGCGCCGGGCCCCGCCGTCACATGGACATCCTCGGCCTGGGCATGGCCGACGGCGCCGAGGTCCGCGTCCATCCGACCGGCAAAGCCGTCGTCCGCCTCTCCGTCCAGACCCAGGGCCAGGGCCACGAGACGACGTTCGCCCAGATCGTC is a genomic window of Cryptosporangium phraense containing:
- a CDS encoding aerobic carbon-monoxide dehydrogenase large subunit, with the protein product MTVTETNPAATDENRPIGFGRLQRKEDPRFVRGKGRYVDDIVLPGMLHGAILRSPVAHAKIVSIDTTEALAHPKVLAVITGKDLEGLNLAWAPTLSYDVQAVLATDKVRFQGQEVAFVVAEDRYAARDALELIDVDYDVLEPVIDVRKALDSDAPVIRDDLADKTNNHIFDWEAGDAAETDAVFARADVVVTEEVIYPRVHPAPMETCGAVADYDPIDGKLTLYETTQAPHAHRTLFALVAGLPEHKIRVISPDIGGGFGNKVGIYPGYILAVVGSIVTGKPVKWVEDRSENLMSTSFARDYIMKGEIAATSDGRILAVRTNVIADHGAFNATAQPTKYPAGFFHIFTGSYDLQAAYCKVTGVYTNKAPGGVAYACSFRVTEAVYLIERMVDVLAAKLGHDPAQLRIKNFIQPDQFPYANKTGWEYDSGEYEKTMRLALERAGYDDLRQEQAEKRQNGELMGIGISFFTETVGAGPRRHMDILGLGMADGAEVRVHPTGKAVVRLSVQTQGQGHETTFAQIVAEEIGIPPEDIEVVHGDTDQTPFGLGTYGSRSTPVSGGAVALATRKVREKAKLIAAAMLEVRPEDLEWEKGRWFVAGDPSSGKTIAEIAMGAHGTVDLPDGIDGNLDAEVTYNPPNLTFPYGAYICVVDVDPGTGHVKVRRFIAVDDCGTRINPMIIEGQVHGGLTDGVGMALMEFIGFDESGNCLGGSFMDYLIPTAMEVPDWETDYTVTPSPHHPIGAKGIGESATVGSPPAVVNAVVDALAPFGVTHLDMPCTPDRVWAAMQGRATPPI